In the genome of Neodiprion pinetum isolate iyNeoPine1 chromosome 2, iyNeoPine1.2, whole genome shotgun sequence, one region contains:
- the LOC124210980 gene encoding abasic site processing protein HMCES isoform X1 — translation MTNKMAARSTVDCYSMTSRNPSKLEINVGTIRTIRTQLMKCKQSVVWPSKLSRTLDAVEMCQACQHKGSAGKYRWTRWQAGDAGSGTGYWPSYNLAPRDVLPCIVAGRYFNVEEERVLHPMVWGIIPRWVKQGDYREYNIAPYNARYEGLFESKVYSHPLLHGQRCVIVCDGYYEWKTRRQTIKGVKQPFFIYAKQDEGVKIEDRQTWKAEWSEDDGWKGIKLLKIPGIFDTWLSGEKKIVYSCSMITTNTEDIPSWLHHRIPMVLESEEEVADWLDYTNVSMNDALEKLHHPAIDSLQWHRVDPRVNDSRFNNISCYKPIVIEEKKDEASSSGMVASRLQTGSTSVENKSEIDAGNDESPTKRLKSG, via the exons ATGACAAACAAGATGGCGGCTCGATCTACTGTCGATTGTTATTCTATGACGTCACGAAACCCATCAAA ATTGGAAATAAACGTGGGAACGATTCGAACCATTCGAACGCAATTGATGAAGTGCAAACAGTCGGTGGTTTGGCCGTCAAAGTTAAGCCG CACCTTGGACGCCGTGGAGATGTGCCAAGCCTGCCAGCATAAAGGTTCGGCGGGAAAATACCGCTGGACTCGCTGGCAGGCGGGCGATGCCGGATCTGGAACTGGCTACTGGCCCTCGTATAATCTCGCCCCGAGGGACGTACTTCCGTGCATCGTTGCCGGGCGATATTTCAATGTTGAGGAGGAACGAGTCCTACATCCTATGGTGTGGGGAATTATACCTCGATGGGTCAAG CAGGGCGACTATAGGGAGTACAATATAGCACCCTACAACGCTCGCTACGAAGGCTTGTTTGAATCCAAGGTATATTCTCATCCTTTGTTACACGGTCAACGATGCGTGATAGTATGCGATGGTTATTACGAATGGAAAACAAGAAGGCAGACAATCAAAGGAGTCAAGCAACCTTTTTTCATCTACGCTAAACAGGATGAAGGTGTCAAAATTGAAGATCGTCAAACTTGGAAAGCCGAATGGTCGGAAGATGACGGATGGAAAGGAATCAAGTTATTAAAAATCCCTGGGATATTCGACACATGGTTGTCGGGAGAG aaaaaaatagtatacAGTTGTTCGATGATAACTACCAATACCGAGGATATACCGTCATGGTTGCATCACCGGATTCCCATGGTGTTGGAGAGTGAAGAAGAAGTGGCA GATTGGCTGGACTACACAAATGTTTCAATGAACGATGCGTTGGAAAAGTTACACCATCCTGCAATAGATTCTCTTCAATGGCACCGAGTTGACCCAAGGGTGAATGACTCACGATTCAATAACATCTCTTGTTACAAGCCAATCGTCATTGA GGAGAAGAAAGACGAAGCTTCTTCATCCGGCATGGTGGCTTCTAGGCTACAAACTGGAAGTACAAGTGTGGAAAATAAATCCGAGATTGACGCCGGCAATGATGAATCACCTACCAAACGGTTAAAATCAggctaa
- the LOC124210980 gene encoding abasic site processing protein HMCES isoform X2, whose amino-acid sequence MCGRTVCTLDAVEMCQACQHKGSAGKYRWTRWQAGDAGSGTGYWPSYNLAPRDVLPCIVAGRYFNVEEERVLHPMVWGIIPRWVKQGDYREYNIAPYNARYEGLFESKVYSHPLLHGQRCVIVCDGYYEWKTRRQTIKGVKQPFFIYAKQDEGVKIEDRQTWKAEWSEDDGWKGIKLLKIPGIFDTWLSGEKKIVYSCSMITTNTEDIPSWLHHRIPMVLESEEEVADWLDYTNVSMNDALEKLHHPAIDSLQWHRVDPRVNDSRFNNISCYKPIVIEEKKDEASSSGMVASRLQTGSTSVENKSEIDAGNDESPTKRLKSG is encoded by the exons ATGTGCGGGCGTACGGTATG CACCTTGGACGCCGTGGAGATGTGCCAAGCCTGCCAGCATAAAGGTTCGGCGGGAAAATACCGCTGGACTCGCTGGCAGGCGGGCGATGCCGGATCTGGAACTGGCTACTGGCCCTCGTATAATCTCGCCCCGAGGGACGTACTTCCGTGCATCGTTGCCGGGCGATATTTCAATGTTGAGGAGGAACGAGTCCTACATCCTATGGTGTGGGGAATTATACCTCGATGGGTCAAG CAGGGCGACTATAGGGAGTACAATATAGCACCCTACAACGCTCGCTACGAAGGCTTGTTTGAATCCAAGGTATATTCTCATCCTTTGTTACACGGTCAACGATGCGTGATAGTATGCGATGGTTATTACGAATGGAAAACAAGAAGGCAGACAATCAAAGGAGTCAAGCAACCTTTTTTCATCTACGCTAAACAGGATGAAGGTGTCAAAATTGAAGATCGTCAAACTTGGAAAGCCGAATGGTCGGAAGATGACGGATGGAAAGGAATCAAGTTATTAAAAATCCCTGGGATATTCGACACATGGTTGTCGGGAGAG aaaaaaatagtatacAGTTGTTCGATGATAACTACCAATACCGAGGATATACCGTCATGGTTGCATCACCGGATTCCCATGGTGTTGGAGAGTGAAGAAGAAGTGGCA GATTGGCTGGACTACACAAATGTTTCAATGAACGATGCGTTGGAAAAGTTACACCATCCTGCAATAGATTCTCTTCAATGGCACCGAGTTGACCCAAGGGTGAATGACTCACGATTCAATAACATCTCTTGTTACAAGCCAATCGTCATTGA GGAGAAGAAAGACGAAGCTTCTTCATCCGGCATGGTGGCTTCTAGGCTACAAACTGGAAGTACAAGTGTGGAAAATAAATCCGAGATTGACGCCGGCAATGATGAATCACCTACCAAACGGTTAAAATCAggctaa